One window of Nocardioides dongkuii genomic DNA carries:
- a CDS encoding FAD binding domain-containing protein, giving the protein MIPAAFDYLAPTSVEEAVAALAEHGDDAKIIAGGQSLLPVLRMRLNAPEMVIDLGRIPSLRGVRDDGDAIVVGAMTPHAVVGTDPLVAEHAGLVAQAVEHLADAQVRHRGTFGGALAHADPAGDLGAPALALGAEFVVAGSAGTRTVAADDFFVGLFETAIGEDEILTEVRLPKHTGWGAHYEKFVRVVHQWPIVAVAATVRIEGGAVAEARIGLTNMGATPLRARAVEAALVGQPATEDGVRAAAELAAEGTDPPSDLNGAADYRRHLARVLTRRAVLAAAGVA; this is encoded by the coding sequence ATGATCCCCGCTGCCTTCGACTACCTCGCCCCGACGTCGGTCGAGGAGGCCGTCGCGGCGCTCGCCGAGCACGGCGACGACGCCAAGATCATCGCCGGCGGGCAGAGCCTGCTGCCGGTGCTCCGGATGCGGCTGAACGCCCCCGAGATGGTCATCGACCTCGGCCGGATCCCGTCGCTGCGCGGGGTCCGGGACGACGGCGACGCGATCGTCGTCGGCGCGATGACCCCGCACGCCGTGGTCGGGACCGACCCGCTGGTGGCCGAGCACGCCGGCCTGGTCGCCCAGGCCGTCGAGCACCTCGCCGACGCCCAGGTGCGGCACCGCGGCACCTTCGGCGGGGCGCTCGCGCACGCCGACCCCGCCGGCGACCTCGGCGCCCCGGCGCTGGCCCTCGGCGCCGAGTTCGTGGTCGCCGGGTCCGCCGGCACCCGGACCGTGGCGGCCGACGACTTCTTCGTCGGGCTCTTCGAGACCGCGATCGGGGAGGACGAGATCCTCACCGAGGTGCGGCTGCCCAAGCACACCGGCTGGGGCGCGCACTACGAGAAGTTCGTGCGGGTCGTCCACCAGTGGCCGATCGTGGCGGTCGCCGCCACCGTGCGGATCGAGGGCGGCGCGGTGGCCGAGGCGCGGATCGGGCTGACCAACATGGGTGCGACGCCGTTGCGGGCGCGGGCCGTCGAGGCCGCCCTCGTCGGGCAGCCCGCGACGGAGGACGGCGTACGCGCGGCCGCGGAGCTCGCCGCCGAGGGCACCGACCCGCCGTCGGACCTCAACGGCGCCGCCGACTACCGCCGGCACCTGGCCCGGGTGCTCACCCGGCGGGCCGTCCTCGCAGCGGCCGGGGTCGCGTAG
- a CDS encoding nuclear transport factor 2 family protein has translation MATLRDDRAEIYELVCSYCRAVDRMDLEGVRAVYAEDGVDHHTGFSGSADEYVAWLARMLPALDGTMHLIGNHLVEVFGDEAVAETYGQAVHWGSPADEPALNFTTGFRYVDHLVRRDGGWRIRERWAVREWTRSDAGRLVASGAPGPRPARDRSDPVHVLLDRLRAGLRAGEE, from the coding sequence GTGGCGACGCTCCGAGACGACCGGGCAGAGATCTATGAGCTGGTGTGCTCCTACTGCCGGGCGGTGGACCGGATGGACCTCGAGGGGGTCCGGGCGGTGTACGCCGAGGACGGCGTGGACCACCACACCGGGTTCAGCGGCTCCGCCGACGAGTACGTCGCCTGGTTGGCCAGGATGCTCCCCGCGCTCGACGGGACGATGCACCTCATCGGGAACCACCTCGTGGAGGTCTTCGGGGACGAGGCCGTGGCCGAGACCTACGGGCAGGCCGTGCACTGGGGCTCGCCCGCGGACGAGCCGGCGCTCAACTTCACGACCGGCTTCCGCTACGTCGACCACCTCGTGCGCCGGGACGGCGGATGGCGGATCCGGGAGCGGTGGGCCGTCCGCGAGTGGACGCGCTCGGACGCCGGCCGGCTCGTGGCGAGCGGGGCGCCCGGACCCCGACCGGCCCGGGACCGGTCCGACCCGGTCCACGTCCTGCTCGACCGGTTGCGGGCCGGGCTGCGGGCCGGCGAGGAGTAG
- a CDS encoding vWA domain-containing protein, giving the protein MTDAGSERVREADEVLLGFARALRAAGVPVTQDRGQTFLAATALVGVDDRRATYHAGRATLCGGPDDLARYDQVFEAYFGSRDGLPRPRPAPPATVPAYADLPEAESAGGEGDQDEDAEVVRARASEREVLRHRDVATLTPAERQRLAGMFATLRPRAPRRRTARHQPWRRGRVDASRTLRASLRRMGEPAEVVRRRRGSKPRRVVLLVDVSGSMSGYADALLRLAHRFTQAAPGSVETFTLGTRLTHLTRALRLRDPDRALVAAGGTVPDWSGGTRLGETLGSFLDRWGRRGTARGAVVVVLSDGWERGDTSELATQVARLHRIAHRVVWVNPHRGKAGYEPVQQGVLAVLPHVDDFVAGHSLATYAELVEVVARA; this is encoded by the coding sequence ATGACCGACGCCGGGAGCGAGCGGGTGCGGGAGGCGGACGAGGTGCTGCTCGGCTTCGCGCGGGCGCTGCGCGCCGCCGGCGTACCCGTCACCCAGGACCGCGGCCAGACGTTCCTCGCCGCGACCGCCCTGGTCGGGGTCGACGACCGGCGCGCGACGTACCACGCGGGCCGGGCGACGCTCTGCGGCGGACCCGACGACCTGGCCCGCTACGACCAGGTCTTCGAGGCCTACTTCGGGTCGCGCGACGGGCTCCCGCGGCCCCGGCCGGCGCCGCCGGCGACCGTCCCGGCGTACGCCGACCTGCCGGAGGCGGAGTCCGCGGGCGGCGAGGGCGACCAGGACGAGGACGCCGAGGTGGTGCGCGCCCGGGCCAGCGAGCGGGAGGTGCTGCGGCACCGCGACGTGGCCACGCTGACGCCGGCGGAGCGGCAGCGGCTCGCGGGGATGTTCGCGACGCTGCGCCCGCGCGCCCCGCGCCGGCGTACCGCCCGGCACCAGCCGTGGCGCCGCGGACGCGTCGACGCCTCCCGCACGCTCCGCGCCAGCCTGCGCCGGATGGGGGAGCCGGCCGAGGTGGTCCGGCGGCGGCGCGGGAGCAAGCCGCGGCGGGTGGTGCTGCTGGTCGACGTGTCCGGGTCGATGAGCGGGTACGCCGACGCGCTGCTGCGGCTCGCGCACCGGTTCACCCAGGCCGCGCCGGGCTCGGTCGAGACGTTCACGCTCGGCACCCGGCTCACCCACCTGACCCGCGCGCTGCGGCTGCGCGACCCCGACCGGGCGCTGGTCGCCGCCGGCGGCACGGTGCCCGACTGGTCCGGCGGCACCCGGCTCGGGGAGACCCTCGGCTCGTTCCTGGACCGCTGGGGCCGCCGCGGGACCGCGCGCGGGGCGGTCGTGGTGGTGCTCAGCGACGGCTGGGAGCGCGGCGACACCAGCGAGCTGGCCACCCAGGTGGCCCGCCTGCACCGCATCGCGCACCGGGTCGTGTGGGTCAACCCGCACCGCGGCAAGGCCGGCTACGAGCCGGTCCAGCAGGGGGTGCTCGCGGTGCTCCCGCACGTCGACGACTTCGTCGCCGGGCACTCGCTCGCGACGTACGCCGAGCTGGTCGAGGTGGTCGCCCGTGCGTGA
- a CDS encoding XdhC family protein, which translates to MREVLPELLAWWEAGETVGVGTVIATFRSAPRPPGASMLVGPDGTAVGSVSGGCVEGAVYETAQQVVGDGVPVLERYGVSDDDAFAVGLTCGGVLDVYVEKVSRETFPELAALAADVDAGRPVALATVVEHPDPARIGCRMVVRPDGVAGSVGSPRADDAVHDDALGLLAAGHHATLTYGPDGERRGEGMRVFVWAFAPKPRLLVFGAIDFAAAVARVGAFLGYHVTVCDARPVFATASRFPDADEVVVDWPHRYLAAQAEAGAIDPRTVITVLTHDPKFDVPLLEVALRLPEVAYVGAMGSRRTHDDRMARLREAGLTEAELARLASPIGLDLGARTPEETAISIAAEIIAGRWGGSGEPLGHTRGRIHREGPLA; encoded by the coding sequence GTGCGTGAGGTGCTGCCCGAGCTGCTCGCCTGGTGGGAGGCCGGCGAGACCGTCGGCGTGGGCACGGTGATCGCGACGTTCCGGTCCGCGCCGCGCCCGCCGGGCGCCTCGATGCTGGTCGGTCCGGACGGGACCGCGGTCGGCTCGGTCTCGGGCGGCTGCGTCGAGGGCGCCGTCTACGAGACCGCCCAGCAGGTGGTGGGCGACGGCGTCCCCGTCCTGGAGCGGTACGGCGTCTCCGACGACGACGCGTTCGCGGTCGGGCTCACCTGCGGCGGCGTCCTCGACGTGTACGTCGAGAAGGTCTCCCGCGAGACCTTCCCCGAGCTGGCCGCGCTCGCCGCCGACGTCGACGCCGGCCGCCCCGTCGCCCTCGCCACCGTCGTCGAGCACCCCGACCCGGCGCGGATCGGCTGCCGGATGGTGGTGCGGCCCGACGGGGTCGCCGGGTCCGTGGGGTCGCCGCGGGCCGACGACGCCGTGCACGACGACGCGCTCGGGCTGCTGGCGGCGGGCCACCACGCCACGCTCACCTACGGCCCCGACGGCGAGCGGCGCGGCGAGGGGATGCGGGTGTTCGTGTGGGCGTTCGCGCCGAAGCCGCGGCTGCTGGTCTTCGGGGCGATCGACTTCGCCGCGGCGGTGGCGCGGGTGGGCGCGTTCCTCGGCTACCACGTGACGGTGTGCGACGCCCGGCCCGTCTTCGCCACCGCGAGCCGGTTCCCCGACGCCGACGAGGTGGTCGTCGACTGGCCGCACCGCTACCTCGCCGCGCAGGCCGAGGCGGGCGCGATCGACCCGCGCACGGTCATCACCGTGCTCACCCACGACCCGAAGTTCGACGTACCCCTGCTCGAGGTGGCGCTGCGGCTGCCGGAGGTGGCGTACGTCGGGGCGATGGGCTCGCGGCGTACCCACGACGACCGGATGGCCCGGCTGCGCGAGGCCGGACTCACCGAGGCCGAGCTGGCGCGCCTGGCCAGCCCGATCGGCCTGGACCTCGGCGCCCGGACGCCGGAGGAGACCGCGATCAGCATCGCCGCCGAGATCATCGCCGGCCGGTGGGGCGGCTCGGGCGAGCCGCTCGGGCACACCCGCGGCCGGATCCACCGGGAGGGGCCGCTCGCATGA
- a CDS encoding (2Fe-2S)-binding protein, with translation MTRINLTVDGARVADDVEPRMLLVQYLRERLGKTGTVIGCDTSNCGACTVHLDGTSVKSCNVLAVQADGSEVTTIEGLSQDGELHPVQEAFRECHGLQCGFCTPGMIMQSVDLLKENPHPSEEEIRLGLEGNLCRCTGYHNIVRAVQHAAGAGVAAEGVTG, from the coding sequence ATGACCCGGATCAACCTCACCGTCGACGGCGCGCGGGTGGCCGACGACGTCGAGCCGCGGATGCTGCTGGTGCAGTACCTCCGCGAGCGGCTCGGCAAGACCGGCACCGTGATCGGCTGCGACACCAGCAACTGCGGCGCGTGCACGGTCCACCTCGACGGCACCAGCGTGAAGTCCTGCAACGTGCTCGCCGTCCAGGCCGACGGCAGCGAGGTGACCACCATCGAGGGGCTCTCGCAGGACGGCGAGCTGCACCCGGTGCAGGAGGCGTTCCGGGAGTGCCACGGCCTGCAGTGCGGGTTCTGCACGCCGGGGATGATCATGCAGAGCGTCGACCTGCTCAAGGAGAACCCGCACCCCTCCGAGGAGGAGATCCGGCTCGGGCTCGAGGGCAACCTGTGCCGCTGCACCGGCTACCACAACATCGTCCGGGCCGTGCAGCACGCGGCCGGCGCCGGCGTCGCCGCCGAGGGCGTGACCGGATGA
- a CDS encoding alpha/beta hydrolase family protein: MRRPRRTTLAALLLLAPLVACSGEEEPAEPDPSPSATPSAAPSTPPSTPPSTPSESPSGPTQPPTPTEQDETLPPVADGPAGKVSLPALMREDVEAGRIRRTSRIGGTDRWTGWAVTYTVDGATVSGELLVPAGRGPFPALVLNHGYIDPAIYTLGRGMSREQEWFADNGFVVLHTDYRGHAGSDPVDDLGRESRLTYTRDAIGAVEALKKERYVDDDRLGMVGRSMGGAVTYNAIVAQPDLVDAAVVFAPVSSAFVDNLRRWTIPERPDAAQALYGRLGGSPRENPRAYRELSARTYFDRVEAPVLILHGTSDDSCPVDWSRETQRLLTEAGADSTLQIYPGEEHAFGPRFADSMTRTVRFLRARLGD, encoded by the coding sequence ATGAGGCGTCCACGGCGGACCACCCTGGCCGCGCTGCTGCTCCTCGCGCCGCTGGTCGCGTGCAGCGGGGAGGAGGAGCCCGCCGAGCCGGACCCGTCGCCCTCCGCGACCCCGAGCGCCGCCCCGTCGACACCCCCGTCGACACCCCCGTCGACGCCCAGCGAGAGCCCTTCGGGCCCCACCCAGCCCCCCACCCCCACCGAGCAGGACGAGACCCTGCCACCGGTCGCCGACGGTCCGGCAGGAAAGGTGTCGCTGCCGGCGCTGATGCGCGAGGACGTCGAGGCCGGCCGGATCCGGCGCACCTCCCGGATCGGCGGCACCGACCGGTGGACGGGCTGGGCGGTCACCTACACCGTCGACGGCGCGACCGTGTCCGGGGAGCTGCTGGTGCCGGCCGGGCGCGGGCCGTTCCCCGCGCTGGTGCTCAACCACGGCTACATCGACCCGGCGATCTACACGCTGGGCCGCGGGATGTCGCGCGAGCAGGAGTGGTTCGCCGACAACGGGTTCGTCGTCCTGCACACCGACTACCGCGGGCACGCCGGCTCCGACCCGGTCGACGACCTGGGGCGCGAGTCGCGGCTGACGTACACCCGTGACGCCATCGGCGCCGTCGAAGCCCTGAAGAAGGAGCGGTACGTCGACGACGATCGGCTCGGCATGGTCGGCCGGTCGATGGGCGGCGCGGTCACCTACAACGCGATCGTCGCGCAGCCCGACCTGGTCGACGCGGCGGTCGTCTTCGCGCCGGTCAGCTCGGCCTTCGTCGACAACCTGCGGCGCTGGACGATCCCCGAGCGGCCGGACGCCGCGCAGGCGCTCTACGGCCGGCTCGGCGGCAGCCCGCGCGAGAACCCGCGGGCCTACCGCGAGCTCTCGGCGCGCACGTACTTCGACCGGGTCGAGGCGCCGGTGCTGATCCTGCACGGCACCTCCGACGACAGCTGCCCCGTCGACTGGTCGCGCGAGACCCAGCGGCTGCTCACCGAGGCGGGCGCCGACAGCACGCTGCAGATCTACCCGGGGGAGGAGCACGCGTTCGGGCCGAGGTTCGCCGACTCGATGACCCGGACGGTGCGGTTCCTCCGGGCCCGGCTGGGGGACTGA
- a CDS encoding helix-turn-helix domain-containing protein — protein MSLTDPTDLSARRHDAVRAWTSFVEHGDRAEPLVRPEILHSWTRSEAAISTEVTHAPLADESETASIWRDSPLQVAVERVESELRRTAEDGDLVVAVTDPQTRILWTYGGRVMRRKAETVNFVPGGRWDDQSVGTNALDLATRLDAPAMVFSAEHYASIVHNWVCWAAPVHDPVTGAELGVIDLSTTWDRTHPIGLATARVMARLIESAVPARALGPGSDDTSDPGLVMTLLGTAETRLDGQRLLLNRRQTEILALLAMNPGGLSLEQLHAAVYGDQPVTFSTLKAEVSHLRAALGGQLSSRPYRLLMPVATDVDHVLLLLRRGRVAAAVEAYGGDLLPGTNSPGLGELGEYVAVAVREALLADPQPDAVVRYSERAPYDAEVLEVCLAALGGRPHPAVPLLKGRLAVARR, from the coding sequence ATGAGCCTCACCGACCCGACCGACCTGAGCGCCCGTCGGCACGACGCGGTGCGCGCCTGGACCTCGTTCGTCGAGCACGGCGACCGCGCCGAGCCGCTGGTCCGGCCCGAGATCCTGCACAGCTGGACCCGGTCGGAGGCCGCGATCTCCACCGAGGTCACCCACGCCCCGCTGGCCGACGAGTCGGAGACCGCGTCGATCTGGCGCGACTCGCCGCTGCAGGTCGCGGTCGAGAGGGTCGAGTCCGAGCTCCGCCGTACTGCCGAGGACGGCGACCTGGTCGTCGCCGTCACCGACCCGCAGACCCGGATCCTGTGGACGTACGGCGGCCGGGTGATGCGTCGCAAGGCCGAGACCGTGAACTTCGTGCCGGGCGGGCGCTGGGACGACCAGTCGGTCGGCACCAACGCGCTCGACCTCGCCACCCGCCTGGACGCGCCGGCGATGGTGTTCAGCGCCGAGCACTACGCCTCGATCGTGCACAACTGGGTCTGCTGGGCGGCGCCCGTGCACGACCCGGTCACCGGGGCGGAGCTCGGCGTGATCGACCTGTCGACCACGTGGGACCGCACCCACCCGATCGGGCTCGCGACGGCCCGGGTGATGGCGCGGCTGATCGAGTCCGCGGTGCCCGCCCGTGCGCTCGGCCCGGGCAGCGACGACACCAGCGACCCCGGCCTGGTGATGACGCTGCTGGGCACCGCCGAGACCCGGCTCGACGGGCAGCGGCTGCTGCTCAACCGCCGGCAGACCGAGATCCTCGCGCTGCTCGCGATGAACCCCGGCGGCCTCTCGCTCGAGCAGCTGCACGCCGCCGTGTACGGCGACCAGCCGGTCACCTTCTCCACGCTCAAGGCGGAGGTGTCTCACCTGCGGGCGGCCCTCGGCGGCCAGCTCTCCTCGCGCCCCTACCGGCTGCTGATGCCGGTCGCCACCGACGTCGACCACGTGCTCCTCCTGCTGCGGCGCGGCCGGGTCGCCGCCGCGGTGGAGGCGTACGGCGGCGACCTGCTGCCCGGCACCAACTCGCCGGGGCTCGGCGAGCTCGGGGAGTACGTCGCGGTCGCGGTCCGCGAGGCGCTCCTCGCCGACCCGCAGCCCGACGCCGTGGTCCGCTACAGCGAGCGGGCGCCGTACGACGCCGAGGTGCTGGAGGTCTGCCTCGCCGCCCTCGGCGGCCGCCCGCACCCCGCCGTACCCCTGCTCAAGGGGCGGCTGGCCGTCGCCCGCCGCTGA
- a CDS encoding xanthine dehydrogenase family protein molybdopterin-binding subunit, producing the protein MTAVQEKPAEKEIGRDRRRKEDQRLITGRTRWTDNIALPGMLHLAMVRSPFAHARITSIEVTEAKAATNVVDVVTGQDLADVQGVLINAWPITPDQKAPTHLPVAIDRVAFAGEVVAVVIARTAAEARDAAELVDVEYDVLPPALDLKEAAADQTLAHPDLGTNRSAHWVFDSAEAGTGGDAQQAIAQARTDGIVIEREYRQQRLIPAFMEPRSTVVDPTGEQLTVWSSTQIPHILRYALAATTGIPESKLRVIAPDVGGGFGGKLQTTPEEWITVAVARRTGKPVKYTETRSESLVAGHHGRDQWQRLTLAADKQGNVTALHVDLLADLGAYVSLIGGGVPVLGAFMFNAIYKFPAYRFEVQTVLTNKTWTDAYRGAGRPEATYAIERLMDELAAEVGVDPLTIREQNWITHEEFPFTTVAGLEYDSGNYEAATARAKEMFGYDELRAEQRRRREAGDPVQLGIGVSTFTEMCGLAPSRVLGSLDYGAGGWEHASVRMLATGKVEVVTGATAHGQGHATAFSQIVADRLGVPFEDVEVLHGDTQVGPKGMDTYGSRSLVVGGEALVKATDKVVEKARAVAAHLLEASEDDLEYAGGRFTVRGTVQGVAIQEIAGAVFAAHDLPDGMEPSLDSDATYDPVNFNYPHGTHLCAMEVDTETGAVKMRKYVCCDDIGTVINPLIVGGQVHGGLVQGIAQALWEEAVHDESGTLVSGSFVDYLLPTAADTISFEVDHTTTPSLTNTLGTKGVGEAGTIASTPAVVNAVVDAVRHLGVSDVQMPCTPERVWKAIHGDGSSGGPATEGAAMPHFESDGAAGNQETPGTSSTEGLPR; encoded by the coding sequence ATGACCGCCGTGCAGGAGAAGCCCGCGGAGAAGGAGATCGGCCGCGACCGGCGCCGCAAGGAGGACCAGCGGCTGATCACCGGCCGCACCCGCTGGACCGACAACATCGCGCTCCCGGGGATGCTGCACCTCGCGATGGTGCGCAGCCCGTTCGCACACGCGCGGATCACCAGCATCGAGGTCACCGAGGCCAAGGCCGCCACCAACGTCGTCGACGTGGTGACCGGCCAGGACCTCGCCGACGTCCAGGGCGTGCTCATCAACGCCTGGCCGATCACCCCCGACCAGAAGGCGCCGACCCACCTGCCGGTCGCGATCGACCGGGTCGCGTTCGCCGGCGAGGTGGTCGCCGTCGTGATCGCCCGCACCGCGGCCGAGGCCCGGGACGCCGCCGAGCTCGTCGACGTGGAGTACGACGTGCTGCCGCCCGCGCTCGACCTCAAGGAGGCGGCCGCGGACCAGACCCTGGCCCACCCCGACCTCGGGACCAACCGCTCGGCGCACTGGGTCTTCGACTCCGCCGAGGCCGGCACCGGCGGCGACGCGCAGCAGGCGATCGCGCAGGCGCGCACCGACGGCATCGTGATCGAGCGCGAGTACCGCCAGCAGCGGCTGATCCCCGCCTTCATGGAGCCGCGCTCCACCGTGGTCGACCCGACCGGCGAGCAGCTCACCGTCTGGTCCTCGACCCAGATCCCGCACATCCTGCGCTACGCGCTCGCCGCCACCACCGGCATCCCCGAGTCCAAGCTGCGCGTGATCGCCCCCGACGTCGGCGGCGGCTTCGGCGGCAAGCTGCAGACCACCCCGGAGGAGTGGATCACCGTCGCGGTGGCCCGCCGTACGGGCAAACCGGTGAAGTACACCGAGACCCGCAGCGAGTCGCTCGTCGCCGGCCACCACGGCCGCGACCAGTGGCAGCGGCTCACGCTGGCGGCCGACAAGCAGGGCAACGTCACCGCGCTGCACGTCGACCTGCTCGCCGACCTCGGCGCATACGTCTCGCTGATCGGCGGGGGCGTGCCGGTCCTCGGCGCCTTCATGTTCAACGCGATCTACAAGTTCCCGGCGTACCGCTTCGAGGTGCAGACGGTCCTCACCAACAAGACCTGGACCGACGCCTACCGCGGCGCCGGGCGCCCGGAGGCGACGTACGCCATCGAGCGGCTGATGGACGAGCTCGCCGCCGAGGTCGGCGTCGACCCGCTGACGATCCGCGAGCAGAACTGGATCACCCACGAGGAGTTCCCGTTCACCACCGTCGCCGGCCTGGAGTACGACTCCGGCAACTACGAGGCGGCGACCGCGCGGGCCAAGGAGATGTTCGGGTACGACGAGCTGCGCGCGGAGCAACGACGTCGCCGCGAGGCGGGTGATCCGGTGCAGCTGGGCATCGGCGTCTCGACGTTCACGGAGATGTGCGGCCTGGCGCCGTCGCGGGTGCTGGGCTCGCTCGACTACGGCGCCGGCGGCTGGGAGCACGCGAGCGTGCGGATGCTCGCCACCGGCAAGGTCGAGGTGGTGACGGGAGCCACCGCTCACGGGCAGGGGCACGCGACGGCGTTCAGCCAGATCGTCGCCGACCGGCTCGGCGTCCCGTTCGAGGACGTCGAGGTGCTGCACGGCGACACCCAGGTCGGGCCGAAGGGGATGGACACCTACGGCTCGCGGTCGCTGGTCGTCGGCGGCGAGGCGCTGGTCAAGGCGACCGACAAGGTCGTCGAGAAGGCGCGGGCGGTCGCCGCCCACCTGCTGGAGGCGTCCGAGGACGACCTGGAGTACGCCGGCGGCCGGTTCACCGTCCGCGGCACCGTCCAGGGCGTCGCGATCCAGGAGATCGCGGGCGCGGTCTTCGCGGCCCACGACCTGCCCGACGGGATGGAGCCCTCGCTGGACTCCGACGCGACGTACGACCCGGTGAACTTCAACTACCCGCACGGCACCCACCTGTGCGCGATGGAGGTCGACACCGAGACCGGCGCGGTGAAGATGCGCAAGTACGTGTGCTGCGACGACATCGGCACCGTCATCAACCCGCTGATCGTCGGCGGCCAGGTGCACGGCGGGCTGGTGCAGGGCATCGCCCAGGCGCTGTGGGAGGAGGCGGTGCACGACGAGTCCGGGACGCTGGTCTCCGGGTCGTTCGTCGACTACCTGCTGCCGACCGCGGCCGACACGATCAGCTTCGAGGTCGACCACACCACGACCCCGTCGCTGACCAACACCCTCGGCACCAAGGGCGTGGGCGAGGCCGGGACGATCGCCTCGACGCCCGCGGTCGTCAACGCGGTCGTCGACGCCGTCCGCCACCTCGGCGTCAGCGACGTCCAGATGCCCTGCACCCCCGAGCGGGTGTGGAAGGCGATCCACGGCGACGGCTCCTCCGGCGGGCCGGCCACCGAGGGCGCGGCGATGCCGCACTTCGAGTCCGACGGCGCCGCCGGCAACCAGGAGACACCCGGCACCAGCAGCACGGAAGGACTGCCCCGATGA